In Bifidobacterium sp. ESL0775, the following are encoded in one genomic region:
- the dnaN gene encoding DNA polymerase III subunit beta, with product MKVEINSTALADAVAWTTRVIDARPANPILAGIKLKAADGTLQLSAFNYEISAQHHIEAGVDEAGSILVQGKLLADITKALPQQKTYLSTSDTTLTITSGKSTFNLQLMPESEYPDLPEAPAMLGQVDAPTFVQAVSQASVAVSREENRPVLTGVRIQFNGEKVVMTSTDRFRLSRSTFKWTPQDSDLETETLVRGSLLRDVARAVDEHQNVIIDFNTEKPSLLGFENAGRVSTSQLIDGEFPAVDRLFADEYPIEAVLNKEALLGAIKRVALVAERNAPIRMVFEGQTLTLSAGTADESQAKEVLDIDMDGENITVAFNPSYLIEGLSAITEPFVRMKMTTAVKPVEFNGQQEADSDESMDYRYLLVPMRFNN from the coding sequence ATGAAAGTCGAAATCAACTCCACCGCCCTGGCGGACGCAGTTGCCTGGACCACCCGCGTCATCGACGCACGCCCGGCCAACCCGATCCTCGCAGGCATCAAACTCAAAGCAGCCGACGGCACCTTGCAGCTTTCGGCCTTCAACTACGAAATCTCCGCTCAACACCACATCGAGGCGGGCGTCGACGAGGCCGGAAGCATTCTCGTACAAGGTAAACTACTCGCTGACATCACCAAGGCGCTGCCACAGCAAAAAACCTATCTGTCCACGTCGGATACGACGCTGACCATCACCTCCGGCAAGTCAACGTTCAATCTGCAGCTCATGCCCGAATCTGAATATCCGGACTTGCCCGAAGCCCCGGCGATGCTGGGCCAGGTCGATGCGCCCACGTTCGTGCAGGCCGTCTCGCAGGCCTCGGTCGCCGTCTCGCGTGAGGAGAACCGCCCAGTGCTGACCGGCGTGCGCATCCAGTTCAACGGCGAGAAAGTCGTGATGACCTCCACCGACCGCTTCCGGCTTTCACGTTCGACCTTCAAGTGGACGCCGCAGGACAGCGATCTCGAAACCGAGACGCTGGTCCGTGGCTCGCTTTTGCGCGATGTGGCCCGCGCCGTCGACGAGCACCAGAACGTGATCATCGATTTCAACACGGAAAAGCCGTCATTGCTTGGTTTTGAGAACGCTGGGCGCGTTTCGACCTCGCAGCTGATTGATGGGGAGTTCCCCGCGGTCGACAGGCTGTTCGCCGATGAATACCCAATCGAGGCCGTCCTAAACAAGGAGGCGCTGCTGGGCGCCATCAAGCGTGTGGCGCTGGTCGCGGAACGCAATGCACCGATCCGCATGGTCTTCGAAGGCCAGACGTTGACGCTTTCCGCCGGCACCGCCGACGAATCGCAGGCCAAGGAGGTCCTTGACATCGACATGGATGGCGAGAACATCACCGTCGCCTTCAACCCGTCATATCTGATTGAGGGATTGAGCGCGATCACCGAGCCGTTCGTGCGCATGAAGATGACCACTGCCGTCAAGCCGGTCGAGTTCAACGGACAGCAGGAAGCCGATTCCGACGAGTCGATGGATTACCGCTACCTGCTTGTGCCGATGCGCTTCAACAACTGA